The DNA sequence AATAACCCGTTATCAATATTTCCGGAAATATATGCATCTAAAGATGAAAATATCGTTTTGTTTTTAATCAGAGATTGATAAAGACGGGATGAATCACCATTTGACAAAATGTCTGATAACAGGTCGATTGCATAAAAATCTTTATAAGATCTTTCGCACATATGATAAGCTTTGTAATAAGAATCTATCGGTACATTTCTTTCAACCTCTAATATTCTTTGCTCCTTTTGTTCAGGTTCTTTCTTAAAAGTTCTTTCAGGAATCTTTCGAGATTCAATATCTGAAAACCATTTTTCAGTTAATTTTTTTATATATTGAAGCTCAAAATTACCTGCAATGGTTAAAACGGCATTGTTTGGAGCATAATGTTTATAAAAGAAGTCTTTTACATCTTGCATACTTGCATTTTCAATATGCGAAATATCTTTACCGATAGTTGCCCATTTGTAGGGATGTACTTTATAAGCGAGAGGTCTCATCAGCAACCAAAAATCTCCGTATGGTTGATTTAAATAGTTTTGTTTAAATTCTTCAATAACAACTTTTCTTTGAATCTCAAGACTTTTTTTCGTAAAAGCCAAGCTCTTCATTCTGTCTGATTCAAGCCAAAGTGCAGTTTCAATATTTTCTTTAGGTAAGGTGTTGTAATAATTTGTATAATCGTTATTTGTAAAAGCATTATTGCTTCCTCCGGCTTCTTGCAAAGGCTTATCAAATTCAGGAATATTTGCTGATCCTCCGAACATTAAATGTTCAAATAAATGTGCAAAACCTGTTTTGTCAGGGTCTTCATCTTTTGATCCTACATTATAAAGAATATTAACTGCTGCAATTGATGTGTTCGGATCTTTGTGGAAAATAACACGCAGTCCGTTATCAAGAGTGAACTTCTCAAAATTTATCATTATTTGTTTGGCGTTTAGCGGTTTTAGATAATTTAATCTGATTTATTAAATAATATATCTTATTTTCTGCTGTACAGGATTTTAAATCCCAAACAGTTTTCTTTCGGATTACAAATCCGAAAGAGCAGTTTTTTTTATTTTAAAATGAAAATCTTACATGATTTAATTGTTGTTTAACGGTTTTATATTCTGATAATATATCATCAATTATATTTCTTACCGGTTTTATTTTATTTATTTGAGCTGATATTTGTCCGATTTCTAATTCTCCTTCGTGCAAATCTCCTTTAAACATACCTGATTTTGCTCTTCCTCTGCCTAATATATCTGCAAGTTGTTCTTTAGAAGCGCCTTCATTTTCTGCTTTCACAATTTCATCGGCAAATTTATTCATTATTAATCGAACAGGAACTAATTTCTTTAATAAAAGTTTGGTATCTCCTTCTTTCGCTTTTAATATTTCATTTTTAAAATCTATATGAGCAGAGGCTTCATCTGATGCAACAAACCTGCTTCCTATTTGTACTCCGTCAGCTCCCAAGATCATTGCAGCCAGCATAGTTCTGCCTGTACCGATTCCTCCGGCAGCAATCAGAGGTTTTGCTGTTTTTGTTCTTACAAGAGGTATTAAACTCATTGTTGTTGTTTCTTCTCTGCCGTTATGACCTCCGGCTTCAAATCCTTCGGCAACAACGGCATCAACACCTGCAATATCTGCTTTTTCAGCAAATGTTGAATTTGCAACAACATGCGCAACTTTAATTCCGTTTTCTTGAAGATGTTTTGTCCAAGTTTTCGGATTACCTGCTGAAGTGAATACTATTTTTACTCCTTCTTCAATAATAA is a window from the Bacteroidales bacterium genome containing:
- a CDS encoding insulinase family protein, which encodes MINFEKFTLDNGLRVIFHKDPNTSIAAVNILYNVGSKDEDPDKTGFAHLFEHLMFGGSANIPEFDKPLQEAGGSNNAFTNNDYTNYYNTLPKENIETALWLESDRMKSLAFTKKSLEIQRKVVIEEFKQNYLNQPYGDFWLLMRPLAYKVHPYKWATIGKDISHIENASMQDVKDFFYKHYAPNNAVLTIAGNFELQYIKKLTEKWFSDIESRKIPERTFKKEPEQKEQRILEVERNVPIDSYYKAYHMCERSYKDFYAIDLLSDILSNGDSSRLYQSLIKNKTIFSSLDAYISGNIDNGLFVFSGKLNNGTSFKKAEKELDSEIEKFFSEKVNNRELQKVKNKIESKFIFGETDVLNKAMGLSYFELLGDASMINNEIEKYNNVSAEDIKNAARSIFKKENSNIIYYKSIN
- a CDS encoding nitronate monooxygenase, producing MNRITSLFNIQYPIIQGGMIWCSGWKLASAVSNAGGLGLIGAGSMYPEVLKEHIQKTKKATDKPFGVNVPLLYPQTEDIIKIIIEEGVKIVFTSAGNPKTWTKHLQENGIKVAHVVANSTFAEKADIAGVDAVVAEGFEAGGHNGREETTTMSLIPLVRTKTAKPLIAAGGIGTGRTMLAAMILGADGVQIGSRFVASDEASAHIDFKNEILKAKEGDTKLLLKKLVPVRLIMNKFADEIVKAENEGASKEQLADILGRGRAKSGMFKGDLHEGELEIGQISAQINKIKPVRNIIDDILSEYKTVKQQLNHVRFSF